The Anguilla anguilla isolate fAngAng1 chromosome 4, fAngAng1.pri, whole genome shotgun sequence genome has a window encoding:
- the tram1 gene encoding translocating chain-associated membrane protein 1, with amino-acid sequence MAIRKKSNKNPPVLSHEFVIQNHADIVSCVAMVFLLGLMFEVTSKVAVLFITVQYNVTISANEGPEDMPVNYFHHGLKDMATVFFYMLVAIIMHAIIQEYVLDKINRKMHFSKTKHSKFNESGQLSAFYLFSCAWGASILLSENFLSNPVSLWEGYPHTLMPFQMKFYYICQLGYWLHALPELYFQKTKKEDIPRQLVYISLYLVHIGGAYVLNLNRLGLVLLVLHYFVELLFHVSRLVYFSNDDRQTGFTVWAVLFVLGRLLTLSLSVLTVGFGLAGAEKQGLDLAEGNFNVLFVRITVLATICASQAFMMWKFINFQLRRWREHAQAQNLKKKPGPAKSKSKKDKANGVNGALSSNGADSPRARKEKSS; translated from the exons ATGGCTATCCGAAAAAAGAGCAACAAAAACCCACCTGTACTAAGCCACGAGTTTGTCATCCAGAATCATGCAGATATCGTGTCCTGTGTTGCGATGGTGTTCCTTCTTGGGCTGATGTTTGAG GTTACTTCGAAGGTGGCTGTTCTCTTCATCACTGTCCAGTATAATGTTACCATCTCAGCAAATG AGGGCCCAGAGGATATGCCCGTGAATTACTTCCATCATGGTCTGAAGGACATGGCAACGGTGTTCTTCTACATGCTGGTGGCCATTATCATGCACGCTATCATACAAGAATATGTTCTTGAT AAAATCAACAGGAAGATGCACTTCTCCAAGACCAAGCACAGCAAGTTCAACGAATCTGGTCAGCTCAGTGCCTTCTACCTGTTCTCCTGTGCGTGGGGCGCAAGCATCCTGCTTTCA GAAAACTTTCTCTCCAACCCTGTGAGTCTGTGGGAAGGCTACCCACACACTTTAATGCC GTTTCAGATGAAGTTTTACTACATCTGCCAGCTGGGGTACTGGCTTCATGCTCTGCCTGAGCTGTATTTCCAGAAGACCAAGAAA GAAGACATTCCACGCCAGCTGGTTTACATCAGCCTCTACCTTGTCCACATCGGTGGAGCCTATGTCTTAAA TCTGAACCGCCTGGGCCTGGTGCTGTTGGTGCTGCATTACTTTGTGGAGCTGCTCTTTCACGTGTCCCGCCTGGTCTACTTCAGCAACGACGACAGGCAGACCGG GTTCACGGTGTGGGCCGTCCTCTTCGTCCTGGGCCGCTTGCTCACCCTGTCTCTGTCCGTCCTCACCGTGGGCTTCGGCCTCGCCGGCGCCGAGAAGCAGGGCCTGGACCTGGCTGAAGGGAACTTCAACGTGCTGTTCGTTCG GATCACCGTGCTGGCCACCATCTGCGCGAGCCAGGCCTTCATGATGTGGAAATTCATCAACTTCCAGCTGCGCCGGTGGCGGGAGCACGCGCAGGCCCAGAACCTGAAGAAGAAGCCAGGCCCCGCCAAAAGCAAGTCCAAGAAGGACAAAG
- the xkr9 gene encoding XK-related protein 9 has protein sequence MLCVNTKFTKVRYLYLLVGFFLYMVDVGTDMWVAVQFYNSGHYAWFALTILFVLTGSLVPQIFSYVWLSDDRESEISFSGITRTQHIFLHVLQLGIFTRYCQLLKKGSSVFQKEYKREEDFEVFAMTTDLSMLRLFEMFLESAPQLLLQLYIILGCDHRSIVQYLCIAGSFLSIAWATVEYRRCFRRSSPHIKEMPSGLPTAVYLFYKLFTIGSRILSLSLLVVLNLYCISALLFLWLCGTLWAHKLQTDFCTSRCLEWFYRGIVGIILIFSFFNIKGQNARASMTVYYGLYTSQNLAFILLFYLLNPRAATSSYFLPVTLVIVGSQVAGLICLMVFYAFLNQRSEERTAQIADEVDGQEEKWTGPDNGMDNGMESCEKRMKAFMQH, from the exons ATGCTGTGTGTaaacacaaagttcacaaaagtACGATACCTATACCTCTTGGTTGGGTTTTTCCTTTACATGGTGGACGTTGGCACTGACATGTGGGTTGCGGTGCAATTTTATAACAGTGGACACTATGCCTGGTTTGCACTGACTATTTTGTTTGTGCTTACTGGATCATTAGTTCCTCAAATTTTTAGTTATGTCTGGTTGAGTGATGACCGTGAAAGTGAGATATCTTTCAGTGGAATAACCAGGACCCAGCATATATTTCTGCACGTCCTACAGTTGGGAATATTTACAAG GTATTGCCAGCTTCTGAAGAAGGGTTCCAGTGTATTCCAGAAGGAATACAAACGTGAGGAAGACTTCGAGGTGTTTGCCATGACCACtgatctgagcatgctcagattgTTTGAGATGTTCCTGGAGAGTGCacctcagctcctcctccagctttaCATCATTCTGGGTTGCGACCACAGGTCCATCGTACAGT ATCTGTGCATTGCTGGATCTTTCTTAAGCATAGCCTGGGCAACCGTTGAGTACCGCCGTTGTTTTCGTAGATCCTCGCCACACATAAAAGAGATGCCCTCTGGTCTGCCTACTGCTGTATACTTGTTCTACAAGCTCTTCACTATAGGTTCCCGCATCTTAAGCCTAAGTCTCCTGGTTGTGCTAAACCTGTACTGCATCTCAGCTTTGTTGTTTCTCTGGCTGTGTGGCACACTGTGGGCGCATAAACTCCAAACGGATTTCTGCACGTCACGATGTTTGGAATGGTTCTACCGGGGAATCGTCGGAATCAtactcattttctcttttttcaacATTAAAGGCCAAAACGCAAGAGCGTCAATGACTGTCTACTATGGACTGTATACTTCTCAAAACTTGGCATTTATCTTGTTATTTTACTTATTAAATCCACGTGCTGCCACTTCAAGCTATTTCTTGCCGGTGACGTTGGTGATAGTAGGAAGCCAAGTAGCCGGTTTAATCTGCCTTATGGTcttctatgcatttttaaaccaaAGGAGCGAGGAACGAACAGCTCAAATAGCTGATGAGGTGGACGGTCAGGAGGAAAAGTGGACTGGACCAGACAATGGCATGGACAATGGCATGGAAAGTTGTGAGAAGCGAATGAAAGCATTTATgcagcactga